Genomic DNA from Vicia villosa cultivar HV-30 ecotype Madison, WI unplaced genomic scaffold, Vvil1.0 ctg.000089F_1_1, whole genome shotgun sequence:
TATGCCGTCAACGACAAATTCCACCTGGAAGTATTGCTATAAAGAATTCTCGCATGGTCCATATGAAACCTGGTTCAAAGaacccaccaccaccaccacctactCAGAGAAAACATCCACCACCGATTCAGACAACTAAAACACCACCACCGATTCAGACAAATCCAACACCACCACCTTGGCAGCCTCCATCAAAGACCTTGAAAACCCCAACACCGTCTCCTTCCCACCCTACTTCAAAGACTCAGACAaacccaccaccaccaccaattCAGACAACCCCAACACCCTCTCCTTCCCATCCTACTTCAACGAATCAGACAAACCCAACACCACCACCAATTCAGACAAACCCAACACCGCCACCTACTGATCAGCCTCAACCATCAATCCCGACTTCTGAGGAATTCAGATTCATTCCTACCCCGGGATATACTCATCGTGTTTTACAAAGTCCTCCCCGTCACTCCACAGAAGAGGGCATTCAAGAAGAGGGGGACCAAGCACTTTCTAATgaggaacaagaagaacaagttGATGGGCAAAGACCGAAGATCTATATTGTGGAAGATACTGCGTAAGCACACTTTAAATAAATTACCTTTGTTGACCATTACATAAGTGTGTAGTTTGTGTTTATATTAATTGTTTCTAATATTTAGAAATTGTTAAGTTTCAGTCTAATCAccacataaaaattaaaagaagaaacCATGTTTAGATATGAAACTCTTAAACCATGTTTAGATGTCAGCAGAGAAAATGTGTGGACATTAAGTGAGTATCAACTATGTGTGTCCATTGAATATAATTTAAAAGAAGAAACCATGTCTGGTTGAATGTCTTTTTGATCCCTGGAAATAGATAGACTCATGAACAACTGAATTGGACCTACTGAAATTGAACCATACATAATATGTATTACTGTTTTCAACTTTAGTCAATATtgaaactgaaattcaatgtcaATGGTAGTAAATGTATGGACATATATTTAATGTATGACTTCTAATTACTGCATATTTATCTTTAGTACATGAAAGTCAATGTAACATACTAATGTTTGAAACTTTATTTTCATAATCactatattgtttgatatttttctgcttgcacatGTTTCACTGACCTTGAGGACTAATGTACTATCAAAGCTAGTTCAAATTGCCTGACAAGCTGTTGATTGATTGGTTATTTTAAATCTGCTATAGGATCATACAAGTGAATATTGATCATGAGTTTTAATCATGTTTTGTTCCTGATATGTTTGAttggttattttaatttgtagGTTAAGTCCAGGAGATCTTGTTGCCGAAATGTGTAGAAAAGTTATAGAAAAGCTTTACCGGGgtactttttttaattatagtgaGCTTAAACGCGAGAAAAGAGACAAAGAGAGAAAGCAATGGTTCAACATGTTTAAAGTAAGACATGTAAATTCTTCCTTACTAGTTTGATTATAATGTATATTtgagtttaatttattatttgtatattttgtcAGTCGCTTGTAAGCTGGGACCGTTGTGATGATGCTAAAATGGAATACTTGTTTCATCAAAGATGTGCTGCACGACTACGCGATATATTGCAAAAGGCTAAAGAGAAAGCATGCAAGCCGCCTTGGATGGGTGTAGATACATGGAAGTTTCTTCTTGAGAAGTGGCAGACAAAAGATTTCAAAGATGTCTCCAAACAAAATAAGACTAATCGATCATCAAGTAGAGGTGGGGCAGTCCATACGTCTGGCCGTAAAGCTCACCATGATGTTGCACTTGAATTGGTATGTATTATATTTGTAATTAAAATGCGTTAGTATAATTATATCCAATATACATGACTATATATATTGTCTTTAATTATAGGCTAAAAAACTCAAGCGACCCGCACATCCGGATGAGCTCTTCATTGCCACCCATAAAAAGAAGAATGGGGAATGGGTTGACGAGCGTGCAGCGACAACACATGTAAGTTCATTAAGGCTTCAAAATTGTTCCTTGCTAGAGTGTTCAAACCAAGTAGTGTATCTTTTAATAGGAAAGTTAAGAGAGGGACTGTTTTGATATATTGAATAGGGACTGTTTTGATTTTGGCATGTACTTGTAAAATGTGTTGAATTGTTGAAGATGAAAGTTAAGAGAGAAATAGAGATAAACATATTTGGCTTGAGGGGTTTTCTAAATGTATTGGCAGTTGTCTTTGCCATGTGTTTATAGCTGAGTTGTGGGAGGAATTTTGAAGCACTCTAGCTAGCTAATAATAAAGGTTTCAAGGTTGTGGAGTTATGTCtggattttgattttgaagcaGTTTATTAAGTCTTTAGTGCTGTAGATAGCAGCAGCACTAAAATGTGGAAAGGAAAATTTATCAGTTTATCAGTTTATTCAGTTGATAATTTATGTGCCATAAAATGGAAAGGAAAATTTGAGCATGTCTTGGAACCTTATGAAATGTATTAGGAAAATTTGAATGTGTACATTTCTGTTTTTTGCATTTCTGATTATGATGTATTCATTCTTTGACACATTAATCTTATGTTGTATAGGAAACATATGTGAGTAGTCTTACACAAGCCACACAAACTGGTATTGATGTGGATGGATCAACAAGAATACAAATGTGGAAAGAGGTTGCCGGAGGTAAAACACGGGGTCGGTGTTATGGAGTTGCACAATTGGCGCACAACGTAAGAGATGGAGTGAGCTTTTTGACACAAGTGTCTGTTACAAACCCCAATAGAGAAGCAGATAGCGAAGCCATTGAGGCTGCCAGAGCTGAAGCTGCCGCTGCACGTGAAGAGGCTGCCAGAGCTGAAGCGGAAGCTGCACGAGCTAATGCGCGGACAGATGAATTGGCAAAGCAATTTGAAGATCTTAGGAAAATGTTTGAAATGTTTCAGTCTCGTCAGCCGGGTTCTTCTAGTGCTCCTTCGAGTGAACATGCTCATTATAACTACTCGGTACTTTTACTActtctttgatttctttttaATAAGCTTGATCTGAATAAATTATGCACTAGTCATGTTTGCTGCATACATAGCTATATTGCTGCACATATTTTGCTGACATGAGTAGGAATAACCTCAGGGCTTCACAGCTTCATTGATCTATGATGTCATAAGGTTGAATCACTTTACCTCTGGAGTTTAGGCGATTTTTTTGTCAAAACTCTGAATGATCATTTATACTAACTGTATGATACACCAAATTCTACAGTTTTTATTTAGTGGTGTAGAATAATGACTGTTAGGGGAGTATTTATATCTTGTTACCCACAAGTTCCTTTATTAGCTACTCGACCTGCAGTTAAAACTTAAAATGTTGCAGGCGCAGGCATACTCTCCGCCTCTCCGGCCTTGTCCGTTTAATCCGCATGCCTAAACGTTGAGCTGCACATATACCCGACTGTAATGTAGTACTTTCTAGCAAAAACTATTTATTGCTCCCttattatatacaaaaatttagtaGGGATGTTTCAGCCATGACATTGTACTAGAGAATAGAGATGGCAATCCTAATTGGTACCTACCCTTTGTACTCAAGAAGAATATTGGAGAGCAGCATGTCATTAGTCTGATTAGCTACCAGCTTGTCATATTCATAATAGAGAAAAAGTATTTATCTTGTTAAGGTGTTCTGAGATAAATACACTTGCTGTTATTATATTTCTCTTTATAGGACAATTACACTTGCTGTTATTATATTTCTCTTTATAGGACAATTAAGACCCTATCATCCCTTTGCTACTTGAATTTCATTAGCAGACATAAATGGTCCTAATTTTCACTAATTAAATGTTGCAGGAGGATGAGGAGGATGAGGAAGATGATGTTGCTGATGTTCATGATCAAAACGAGTAGGACGAGGAAGATGTTGCGGGAGGATGTGTTATGATTAACCTTATGTCTAGTTTGACTTATAAGTATAGTTATTTTGGTACACATTGACATGTGTTAGGACTGTATTATTTTGGTAACCTTATGTATTAGGATTATGTTATTTTGTGGCAACTGATAGGATTGTGTTATTTTGGTAACCTTATGTGTTAGATTATAAGTAATGTATCACTATGAAGATTTATTAGCATTGTATCGTATATTgcaatttattgtttttatttcaaaacggttaaattatatttattaatagtattgtatcatatttaataatttataggtgtaatcaaaatttataaaatataggtgtgtggaccgtcctttcgggccatacccctccgtgggtgggatacgtgaactgactcttttttgtcgatcggacgctttcgcgtcacttttgaaaaagtttacagagtcgccaccgaccttttattttatccaatgaaggaaaggtttataaaagaaacagaaaaaagacctttgagagattctgggtaagggggtaggttatacaaagggaaggtgttagcaccctttgtatccatggttatccatgggctctttagtttgcttagctcatttgctttacttttcaattgattcggaatgctttacctgtgtttttgaaatacctttgcaaatagaatttgtaatgatccttgtgcggatatatacaaatgcttgtttatctttcgaaagatgttttgaaaagatcgttaattttgtaatgatccgtgtttggatgtatacaaaatattgtcttttggaaaattcgttttaaaaaaacaacagtgtatgagaattttgtttgttttgattttgagcaagcaaactaggaggtctaccctgagttaggaggtctttatccttgttccctttaaaaatctatccattcgtcggatataaacaaaaggttcgattttgtactcgaaacagtagaaatgtaactttgattttgaaaagagtgaaaaggggttaccctaggaggtgcaaatgtgattgtgattgaattcagatatttatctttgaagttagtgatctgacggttcagttttatctttgacatacacgcagtttatatgggtgctggaaattaaaatgcggaaatgtaaagtgcagaaagtaaatctacgctattacatcgattgtgcgggaaatgtaaactagcctatttacatgaatttgacatcctatacatttatctaggaattttaaattgcaagaaataaaagggatatttttgtatttttgtgatttattttaaatataattaatgcattattaattaatttaaaataaagaaaagatggaaatatgattaaacctagcaaat
This window encodes:
- the LOC131623924 gene encoding uncharacterized protein LOC131623924; amino-acid sequence: MTGQNGKRKAPSSTTNFVDRLCRQRQIPPGSIAIKNSRMVHMKPGSKNPPPPPPTQRKHPPPIQTTKTPPPIQTNPTPPPWQPPSKTLKTPTPSPSHPTSKTQTNPPPPPIQTTPTPSPSHPTSTNQTNPTPPPIQTNPTPPPTDQPQPSIPTSEEFRFIPTPGYTHRVLQSPPRHSTEEGIQEEGDQALSNEEQEEQVDGQRPKIYIVEDTALSPGDLVAEMCRKVIEKLYRGTFFNYSELKREKRDKERKQWFNMFKSLVSWDRCDDAKMEYLFHQRCAARLRDILQKAKEKACKPPWMGVDTWKFLLEKWQTKDFKDVSKQNKTNRSSSRGGAVHTSGRKAHHDVALELAKKLKRPAHPDELFIATHKKKNGEWVDERAATTHMKVKREIEINIFGLRGFLNVLAVVFAMCL
- the LOC131623893 gene encoding uncharacterized protein LOC131623893 translates to MWKEVAGGKTRGRCYGVAQLAHNVRDGVSFLTQVSVTNPNREADSEAIEAARAEAAAAREEAARAEAEAARANARTDELAKQFEDLRKMFEMFQSRQPGSSSAPSSEHAHYNYSEDEEDEEDDVADVHDQNE